The genomic stretch GGGCATGACCCGTAAGCAGCAAGCTATACTGCTGCAAGAGGATCGGGGCGGCGGATACGGTGCGAAAAATGTGCATCAACGGATTCGTCTGTATTACGGGGACAATTACGGAGTAGAATGCTTTAGCCGCTTGGGTATTGGTACATGCATCCGTATTCGGCTGCCAATGGTTAAGAGTGAGCTTCATGGGAGTGGAAGGCTGCATCTTTAGTGCAAATGTAAATAATTGGCGGTATACATTCAGAGGAGGGAATATTCAAATGAATTTAAATCTAACGTATGAGCAACTGGAAAGCTACAAGCAAACGGGATATTTGGTACTGCGAAATGTGTTTAGCGAGCAAGAAGTACGCTTATGGCAAGCGGAATGCGACCGTCTTCAAAGCCTCGAAGAGTATGTGAACCCACTGAATCTTCGTGTTGCTTTTCGTCAGATAGCTAATGGAGAGAAAATGATTGAGAAGTTTGATCCTCTCCTGGACGTATCGCCGGTTTTTGCTAATCTCTTTCAGGATGAGCGGATTTTGGCACCGCTTCGAGATATTTATATGGATGAACCGCTTCTCTTCAAAGATAAATTAATCTTCAAACTACCTGGGAATGCTGGCTATACGATGCATCAGGATGCTGCTTTCTGGGATACGTTCCCGTATGAAGGACTGATCTCTGTCATGGTTGCCATTGATGGTGCCACTAAAATTAACGGCGGTTTGGAATTGTTTCCTGGGTATCATGATAAGCTGCGTCAGAAAGAGCCGCTTCGTAATTTTGATGCGGAGGAAATTGCCGCCATTGATGCTTCTAAAGGGGTAATCTATGAGACGAATCCAGGGGATATGATTCTATTCTCGTCCTTAACACCACATCAAAGTGGCTCAAATACATCGGATTCAAGCAGGAGACAGCTGTTTTTGACTTATTCTCCTACAAAAAATGGGCAGTTATATAAAGCGCATTATCAGCATTATATCCGCTATGCTACTCGCGGGGTTGACGCGACGACTCTAAACAAAAGCTACTTTAAGTAAGAGGAAGCAGAGAGCGAAGAGGCTGTATAAGCAAACTGACGAGGCAAGGAGAAATATCAAATGAAGAGTGCTGCACATTCAGGTGTTAATTGGATAACAGGAGTAGATGGACTCGTTAGCTTCTGGGATTTTCAGGAGGCTTGTGGCGATGAATACGTGGCAAAGGGACCTTATCCGTACCGATTGAAGAAAATGAACGAGACAGTAGAACAGGCGGAAAAAGGTGTTTTTGGAGCGAACTCAGTCAATTTAACGAATGGCAGCTGGCTCAGTATTCCTCGCAATGATTGCCCTGAACTAAATATTCATGGACCGCAGGCGACTCTGACTGTCGCAGCCTGGATAAACCGTGCTGAGATCACGAGCAGCGGATGTGAGTTTATTGCCGGAATATGGAATGAAACAGCTAAAAAGCGCCAGTACGGTATGTTCATTAATCTGGAAATATGGGACAGTTCGGAACAAGTATGCGGCCATGTGTCTGCTGTTGGGGGTCCAACTCCGGGGTATAAATACTGCATGACAAGCGCAATCGGGGCTACACCCGTCTCCAAAGGAGATTGGCATTTCATTGCCTTTACTTATGATGGTATGGAAGCAAGGGCATATCTGGATGGACGGCTTGATCGTAGAGATAGGTATAATCCTTACGCTTACCCGGATGGACTATTTAATGGGGGAGAAGGCGGTGCAGACTTTACCGTAGGGGCGGTCAACCGTTCCGGTGAAATCGGCAACTTCTATAATGGCTTGCTCGGAGGTTTGGCTGTGTTCAATCGTGCTTTGTCAGAGAAAGAGATACTCATGATCCATCAGCAATGGGTGTAGGAGTAAACCGATATAAGTCATCTCATTTATGGATCTGGATAATGGAGTTGAAATAAAAGGGACTTCTGCGGCATATGGCCGTAGAAGTCCCTTTTCTCAAATATAGGAAAGTATATAAGAAAGGTCATATTCGATACGCTTTCCGAAACGCGGAAGGGCTCATGTTACAGCTATTTGTAAATACCCGGCTCAAATAAAAGCCGTTCTGGTAACCGCAAAGCGGGGCAATTTCTTCTAAAGTAAGTTCGCTGCTCATTAATAGACTTTGGGCCTTACGCATTCTAATCATCGTCAAATAGGTAATGGGGGATACTCTCATGGCACTTTGAAACCGTCTAGAAAATTGTGACTGGCTTAAGGATGCCTGATCTGCTAATAGCTTCAAGGACAACGGCTCATATGCATGCTTTTGGATATGAAGAACGGCCATTCGAACGATAGGATCTCTCACGGGTAAGTGAGCGGTGTGTTCTTGTTGCTCTAGCACATATAAATACAATAAATCCATTAACAGATGTTGTTTATAGAAAAATTGCTCGTTCATACTCGAGTGGGAGAGCTCTCGGATGCACGAATAGGTTGAAGAATAACGCTCCATGCGTTGAAGAGATATTTTGCCGTAAGGAAGATCTGGCCCAGGCACCAGTGGAGTCCCTTCTTCGTCACACCAGTCAAACTCAATAAAGAGGAAGGAGAGACTGTCAACCTCCTTACGGTACAGCGTTATTCCAGGAGGGCACAAGATGATATCACCAAATTTCGCCCGGCCTTCTTCCTCGCCTATACGATAATCGAAGCTGCCCTCATCAGCTGCTAATATGACCCAGCCATCATAGGTATCCTCCGTCAGCATAAAGACTTGTTTTATTGAAGTGTTGTGCCATCGCATCAGTTTTGCTTGAAATGAATGTTTCAGCATCGCCTGGCGCCTCCTCTCAGGTTCGCACAAAAAAGGATATGAAAGTTGATAAGTTCATGCATGTTCTGCTTGGTTTGCAAGTAGTATCATGATATCAGGAAATGACAAAAAACGATATGGATCTTAAAAAAAGAAGAGGATGTGTTAAGATGAAAATCACAAAATTTCTTACTTCTGGTCAATTAAAAGATTTTAACGATAATGGCTATCTCGTACTGCGTAATGTCTTTACTGCCGCAGAGGCAGCCGTATGGCAGCAGGAATGTATGCGCCTGCTCACTCTGGATGAGTATCTTGATCCGAATAATCTGCGCGTAAATTACCGTAATATCAATAATCGTTCGATTATTGAGAAGATTGATCCTGTACAGGATCTTTCAGATGTATTTCATGCTCTAGAAAAGGATGAGCGCATACTGGCCCCGCTGCGTGATATCTATATGGATGAGCCTACGTTGTTTAAAGACAAACTCATCTACAAGCTTCCAGGTGTTACTGGGTATACCATGCATCAGGATGCCTCGTGGTGGCAGGGCTTCCCGTTAGAAGGATTAATTTCAGTTATGGTAGCCATCGATGGTGCGACAGAAGAAAATGGGGGTTTGGAGCTTTTTCCAGGCTATCATGATCGCTTTCGTTCAGCGAGAGGAGAATTTCGCAATATGAATGCGGAAGAAATTGCTGAGATTGATGCGTCCAAGGGCGAAATCGTCGAGACGGAGCCAGGCGATATTATTATCTTCCATTCCTTTACACCGCATCAAAGCGGCTCCAACACAGCTAGCACGAGCCGTCGTCAATTATACTTGACCTATTCTCCGGGGAAAAATGGTCAACTATATCATGCCCACTATCAACATTATTGCCGATATGTAAGTAACCTTAGAGAAGAAAAAGGAAATACAGAGATGTATTTCAAATAACAAAATAAGCCACACATATGAAGAAACGGCTATCTGCTAAATGAGATTTAACTTATGGAGAATTAGGAGCAATGGGAAATGAAATATATTCCAGTTTAAAGCGTGTTAAGCTGGAAGAGCAAGAGAAAGAAATTGCTCAGCTCTCTATTCAAGGATAAAATAATCGTTAGATAGCAGAAGCACTTTAAATTGCAGAGTGCACCGCAAGGAATTAGGTTAGCGATCTTTAAGGGAAATGGGAGGTTGGCGATCATGCGCAGGCAATCTTTCGTCTTCAGAAGCCGATGTAAATCATATGGATGGAAGATTTGAAATGACCGAGCTAAGCGATGGAGGAGTCTCGAATGAATTTATTTTATATGGGGCTTAAGTCTAATCACTTTAATCCCATGCCGTACTTTCTGAAAGATAATTATGTAGGCTTTGATTGGCCGGGTATAGCTGATTTGGAGCATGTCGACAAGGATGAATGGCAGGCGAAGGCTATTGAAGCATGTTTGGATGATGGACAGGCCTTACTTGATCGCTTGGCGGAGATCAGTCTATTCGTATATACGATGCAGGATGGTGATTATGTTCTCATGACGGATGGAGACCATGCTCATCTTGGCGATCTCGGTGACTATTATTACGTGGAGCGCACCAGCGAATCGGAGGATAATATCAGTCATCGGCGCGGCGTCACATGGCTAAAGAGCCTTCCACGGGAGGAATTACATGCAGAGCTGCAGCAGTTAGTCGGGAAGCAGGCGACACTAGCAGAATTTGAGCGCGAGGTTACTCATGAGCAGATGGAGCAGTGGATGGCGAAGACCGCCGAAGTGCCGCATGAAGAAGCGGGCAAGATGAGTCTTGTAGATGAGGCTACAGTCAAGGAGGCACTGGATATATTAAAGAGTGCGATGGGAAGTGAGGATGCAGAGCGGAGGGAACGGGCAGCGATAGCGATTTTGCGGTTTGCAAAATAACGGGAGCTGGGTATTCGGCTATAAGTGGATACGCTGCTGTATAGTTGTGGAACAAAGAAGTACCCCAAACGAGGTGCTTCTTTGTTCCATGAGGCTGCATACGCGCTGTTGCTAAACATTTAACGACTCAGGACCGTCCAGCAAATATCGCTCGGTAAGGATCGATAGCAGCTGGATGCCGACGGCATTGTGACCACCTTCTGGAATGATCAGGTCAGCATATTTTTTGGAGGGCTCAATAAAGGCTTCGTGCATTGGTTTCACTGTATTAAGATATTGGTCATGAACAGATTGAATCGTTCTTCCGCGCTCCTCAATATCACGAAGCACCCGGCGGAGGATGCGAACATCGGGATCCGTATCAACGAACACTTTAATATCAAGTACGTTTCTGATGCTTTCCTCAGAGAGGACATGAAGTCCTTCAAGAATGACAATATGGTTAGGCTTAAGCTCGACTGACTCATTCGAGGAGCGAGCGTGAATGGTGAAGTCATAGACCGGGGCATAGGCAGCCTTGCCTTCTCTGAGTAGAAGGAGATCGCGTGTCAGAAGCTCAATATCGAAAGCAAACGGATGATCGTAATTAATCCGCTCACGCTCGGCGAGGCTGAGATGTATGGGGTTTTTA from Paenibacillus sp. FSL H8-0548 encodes the following:
- a CDS encoding phytanoyl-CoA dioxygenase family protein; amino-acid sequence: MNLNLTYEQLESYKQTGYLVLRNVFSEQEVRLWQAECDRLQSLEEYVNPLNLRVAFRQIANGEKMIEKFDPLLDVSPVFANLFQDERILAPLRDIYMDEPLLFKDKLIFKLPGNAGYTMHQDAAFWDTFPYEGLISVMVAIDGATKINGGLELFPGYHDKLRQKEPLRNFDAEEIAAIDASKGVIYETNPGDMILFSSLTPHQSGSNTSDSSRRQLFLTYSPTKNGQLYKAHYQHYIRYATRGVDATTLNKSYFK
- a CDS encoding LamG domain-containing protein — encoded protein: MKSAAHSGVNWITGVDGLVSFWDFQEACGDEYVAKGPYPYRLKKMNETVEQAEKGVFGANSVNLTNGSWLSIPRNDCPELNIHGPQATLTVAAWINRAEITSSGCEFIAGIWNETAKKRQYGMFINLEIWDSSEQVCGHVSAVGGPTPGYKYCMTSAIGATPVSKGDWHFIAFTYDGMEARAYLDGRLDRRDRYNPYAYPDGLFNGGEGGADFTVGAVNRSGEIGNFYNGLLGGLAVFNRALSEKEILMIHQQWV
- a CDS encoding AraC family transcriptional regulator codes for the protein MLKHSFQAKLMRWHNTSIKQVFMLTEDTYDGWVILAADEGSFDYRIGEEEGRAKFGDIILCPPGITLYRKEVDSLSFLFIEFDWCDEEGTPLVPGPDLPYGKISLQRMERYSSTYSCIRELSHSSMNEQFFYKQHLLMDLLYLYVLEQQEHTAHLPVRDPIVRMAVLHIQKHAYEPLSLKLLADQASLSQSQFSRRFQSAMRVSPITYLTMIRMRKAQSLLMSSELTLEEIAPLCGYQNGFYLSRVFTNSCNMSPSAFRKAYRI
- a CDS encoding phytanoyl-CoA dioxygenase family protein, which encodes MKITKFLTSGQLKDFNDNGYLVLRNVFTAAEAAVWQQECMRLLTLDEYLDPNNLRVNYRNINNRSIIEKIDPVQDLSDVFHALEKDERILAPLRDIYMDEPTLFKDKLIYKLPGVTGYTMHQDASWWQGFPLEGLISVMVAIDGATEENGGLELFPGYHDRFRSARGEFRNMNAEEIAEIDASKGEIVETEPGDIIIFHSFTPHQSGSNTASTSRRQLYLTYSPGKNGQLYHAHYQHYCRYVSNLREEKGNTEMYFK
- the udk gene encoding uridine kinase, with protein sequence MLIIGIAGGTGSGKTTVARSVIDRLGSDKVTFVSQDNYYKNPIHLSLAERERINYDHPFAFDIELLTRDLLLLREGKAAYAPVYDFTIHARSSNESVELKPNHIVILEGLHVLSEESIRNVLDIKVFVDTDPDVRILRRVLRDIEERGRTIQSVHDQYLNTVKPMHEAFIEPSKKYADLIIPEGGHNAVGIQLLSILTERYLLDGPESLNV